In Bacillus sp. DX3.1, the following proteins share a genomic window:
- a CDS encoding site-specific integrase, translating into MGELISVKSVNENLKFITQPVWIDYVIEENQTVKEKKHISLIALKNIEKNTYLIHHLSNFIIEKWGYKSFNTQKKHATNIVKFLNYLIKYYPSLKIKNLTELTISHGSAYLNWLGTNGVSQDTVKDAERTLVYFYIWGIKKLLFSKVSLTDFKQEKNEHNTLYYKSPFTVVYPQKKVKEIEHILPFEYIPLFLEIASTHTPRIALGIYLQIFGGLRVSEVVNLKRTQISKSIANKELILKIENQNFRTDLKEHASVKKTRSQVALDVNGWGTTLIRQHLKLYSSKQTNALFLNTNEQPMSGRSYRQYFEKCKIKLISTLETSNNIEHRLVAQHLKSIKWSTHIGRGTFTNLIANEAQNPYEIAHLRGDSSLESALSYMVSTPRMHQKIEGKLDNMHENYIPKLIERKLNGRGSFE; encoded by the coding sequence GTGGGGGAATTAATCTCAGTAAAAAGTGTGAATGAAAATTTAAAATTTATAACACAACCAGTTTGGATTGATTATGTAATTGAAGAAAATCAAACAGTTAAAGAGAAAAAACATATTTCATTAATTGCTCTTAAAAACATCGAAAAGAACACATATTTAATTCATCACCTTAGTAATTTTATTATTGAAAAATGGGGGTATAAGTCATTTAATACGCAGAAAAAACATGCTACAAATATAGTGAAGTTTTTAAACTACTTAATAAAATATTATCCAAGTTTGAAAATCAAAAATTTAACAGAATTGACTATTTCACATGGCTCAGCATACTTAAATTGGTTGGGTACCAATGGGGTTTCTCAAGATACTGTTAAAGACGCTGAAAGAACCCTAGTGTACTTCTATATTTGGGGAATAAAAAAGTTACTATTCTCAAAAGTTAGTTTGACCGATTTTAAACAAGAAAAAAATGAACACAATACGTTATATTATAAATCTCCTTTTACAGTGGTTTATCCACAAAAGAAAGTCAAAGAGATTGAACACATTTTACCATTCGAATACATACCATTATTTTTAGAGATTGCCTCTACACATACGCCCAGAATCGCTTTAGGAATATATCTACAAATATTTGGAGGACTACGAGTTTCAGAAGTAGTTAATTTAAAGCGTACACAAATTTCAAAATCTATAGCAAATAAAGAGTTGATATTAAAAATAGAAAATCAAAATTTTAGAACAGATCTAAAAGAGCATGCCTCAGTAAAAAAGACACGATCTCAGGTAGCATTAGATGTGAATGGTTGGGGAACTACCTTGATTCGACAACATTTAAAGTTATACTCCTCTAAACAAACCAATGCTTTGTTTTTAAATACTAATGAACAACCGATGTCTGGTAGAAGCTATAGACAGTACTTCGAAAAATGTAAAATTAAATTAATATCCACTCTAGAAACTTCAAACAATATTGAACATCGCTTAGTAGCTCAACATTTAAAAAGTATTAAATGGTCTACGCATATAGGACGGGGAACATTTACAAATCTCATTGCAAATGAGGCACAAAATCCTTATGAAATTGCACATTTACGAGGTGATTCTAGTTTAGAATCTGCGCTCTCTTATATGGTTTCAACACCAAGAATGCATCAAAAAATTGAAGGGAAATTAGATAATATGCATGAGAACTACATTCCTAAACTGATTGAAAGGAAGTTGAATGGCCGTGGTTCATTTGAATAA
- a CDS encoding helix-turn-helix domain-containing protein produces the protein MAVVHLNKDYYSVKEASEILNRSIAAIHNNIYSKRLNHKINVKKINGRVFISKEELIKYKQFLNDRDNIVEIDCEYAINKIFNETKQSNLFIDTRNIFLAYSRVYFNKSTGSTVHKQNTINQFINFHNKLQRNLSREIFKSDIEELNQLSLKEGLFTSKEKLLFTRFLSYAFDQKNIPQKNKLLAVQKHEHKEQEIYSASTFNQIYKHVQNIELHIEKSLNSRPYANMWVYVTLLCCDFIRGSDLILNTPNLNLKELGIQESDFYTENFTLNEHQIQMIIKTLYLAFRNKRASKTNEILTFLVPSNLEKPLAYALVLSERLRETNTLQLETFIEGKYRKTKTQGRRGTHSNFFEGYKEFEGFRFSSLIMNRSLATYLYGSVTEGDAFDSELALTLAQNARSHKNEDTTKTYIQLMNKDGSIGRASINIFRRGNFGWLYEQLLRFTYTDNYKTLSLEDRTTIVEEVKEHFSLKEIESIAAYVSDYLTPAFIEETDNDSVVEVMNVIYEKRLKVIHQVMRLNKQQLHELFLELSIYSMPSKIEHAQCLVFPNCAYPALMNCMYCEYVLPQNLILIQLNQEILRLLTSIQGSDNENLLKRQSRFLLQCLLILSEANNTFGKSYVKAYVDVNQINGLLKRYAHKIYLPGVEYGN, from the coding sequence ATGGCCGTGGTTCATTTGAATAAAGATTATTACTCAGTTAAAGAAGCCTCAGAAATTCTCAATAGGAGTATTGCTGCTATTCACAATAATATTTATTCGAAAAGATTGAATCATAAAATAAATGTAAAAAAAATAAATGGTCGAGTTTTTATATCAAAAGAAGAGTTAATAAAATATAAACAGTTTCTCAATGACCGTGATAACATTGTAGAAATTGACTGTGAATATGCGATAAATAAAATATTTAATGAAACAAAACAAAGTAATCTGTTTATCGATACTCGAAACATATTTTTAGCGTATTCACGAGTTTACTTTAATAAAAGTACAGGCTCTACAGTTCATAAGCAAAATACTATTAATCAATTTATTAACTTTCATAACAAACTCCAAAGAAACTTATCTAGAGAAATTTTCAAAAGCGATATAGAGGAATTAAATCAATTATCCTTAAAAGAAGGTTTGTTTACTTCAAAAGAAAAACTGTTATTTACTCGGTTTCTCTCATATGCATTTGATCAAAAAAATATACCTCAAAAGAATAAATTGTTAGCTGTTCAAAAGCATGAACATAAAGAACAAGAAATTTATTCGGCTTCAACCTTTAATCAAATATATAAGCATGTACAAAATATAGAACTTCATATCGAAAAAAGTCTTAATAGCAGACCGTATGCAAATATGTGGGTGTATGTTACTTTATTATGCTGTGACTTTATACGAGGAAGTGATTTAATTCTTAATACACCCAACTTGAATTTAAAAGAACTTGGCATTCAAGAATCAGATTTTTACACTGAAAATTTCACATTAAATGAACATCAAATTCAAATGATAATTAAAACTTTGTACCTTGCTTTTAGAAATAAGCGGGCATCTAAAACTAATGAGATACTTACTTTCTTAGTACCTTCAAACTTGGAGAAACCACTAGCTTATGCATTAGTTTTATCGGAGCGATTAAGAGAAACTAATACATTACAGCTGGAAACTTTTATTGAAGGCAAGTATCGTAAAACTAAAACCCAAGGTAGAAGAGGAACACATTCAAATTTCTTTGAAGGTTATAAAGAGTTTGAAGGGTTTAGATTTAGTAGCTTAATAATGAACCGTTCTTTGGCAACATACTTATATGGATCAGTAACTGAAGGAGATGCCTTTGATTCTGAACTAGCACTAACTTTAGCCCAAAATGCAAGGTCACATAAAAACGAAGATACCACAAAAACTTATATACAGCTAATGAATAAAGATGGCTCCATTGGAAGGGCTTCTATCAATATTTTTCGAAGAGGAAATTTTGGGTGGTTATATGAGCAATTATTAAGATTTACGTATACCGATAACTATAAAACCTTAAGCCTAGAAGATAGAACAACTATTGTGGAAGAAGTAAAAGAACATTTCTCTCTTAAAGAAATTGAGTCAATAGCTGCTTATGTTTCTGATTATTTAACCCCTGCCTTTATAGAGGAGACTGATAATGATTCGGTTGTGGAAGTAATGAATGTAATCTATGAAAAGCGATTAAAAGTTATACATCAAGTTATGCGTTTAAATAAACAGCAATTACATGAGTTGTTTTTGGAATTATCAATTTATTCTATGCCATCTAAAATTGAACATGCACAATGTTTAGTATTTCCAAATTGTGCTTATCCAGCTTTAATGAATTGCATGTATTGTGAATATGTCCTTCCACAAAATTTGATTCTAATTCAATTAAATCAGGAGATTCTAAGACTCCTAACTTCAATACAGGGAAGTGATAATGAAAATCTTTTA